Proteins encoded within one genomic window of Arachis ipaensis cultivar K30076 chromosome B08, Araip1.1, whole genome shotgun sequence:
- the LOC107611242 gene encoding uncharacterized protein LOC107611242: protein MGATPFHPSILKVRLPRNFDKLTNMRYDGTKDPQEHITAFEARMNLEGVDNTVRCRAFPMTLAGPAIQWFNALPQGSITAFTDIFQCFLARFTTHIAKAKHPINLLGVTQNPGEPTRKFLDRFNDECLEIDGLIDSVASLCLTNGLLNEDFRKHLTTKPVWSMQEI, encoded by the coding sequence ATGGGAGCCACTCCTTTCCATCCCTCGATCCTCAAGGTCCGGCTCCCGAGAAACTTCGACAAGCTGACGAACATGAGGTACGATGGGACTAAGGACCCCCAGGAGCATATCACAGCCTTTGAAGCAAGAATGAACTTGGAAGGGGTAGATAACACAGTCAGATGCCGGGCATTCCCCATGACGCTGGCCGGCCCAGCGATtcaatggttcaacgccctcccacaAGGATCCATCACAGCCTTCACAGACATATTCCAGTGCTTCCTGGCTCGGTTCACGACACACATAGCCAAGGCAAAACACCCAATCAACCTACTAGGGGTTACCCAAAATCCCGGGGAGCCAACCAGGAAGTTCCTAGATAGATTCAACGATGAATGCTTGGAGATCGACGGCCTCATAGACTCAGTCGCCAGTCTATGCCTAACGAACGGCCTGCTAAACGAGGACTTTAGAAAGCACCTCACCACTAAGCCCGTCTGGTCCATGCAAGAAATCTAA